One genomic region from Maridesulfovibrio frigidus DSM 17176 encodes:
- a CDS encoding MauE/DoxX family redox-associated membrane protein translates to MAKTQNQNIKSLAAGWSYLVIRLTLASVFFYAGASKLFDTQGFATVISGYGLLPDSLTSFAAIGLPVAEILIAAALVWDVKGSLSIYLLLLIVFMGVLAHGINMGLDVDCGCFAPGDPEAEAYHSLREAFFRDLVLLAGCVSLYWLRAANNYSPRSFFAIFSK, encoded by the coding sequence ATGGCAAAAACGCAAAATCAAAATATTAAAAGTTTGGCAGCTGGGTGGTCATATCTGGTTATAAGGCTGACTCTTGCATCTGTATTCTTTTATGCAGGAGCATCAAAACTTTTTGATACTCAGGGTTTTGCCACGGTTATCAGCGGATATGGTTTGTTGCCGGATTCTCTGACTTCTTTTGCTGCTATTGGTCTTCCTGTTGCAGAAATTTTAATTGCGGCGGCCTTAGTGTGGGACGTGAAAGGATCACTTTCGATTTATTTATTGTTACTGATTGTTTTCATGGGAGTTTTGGCTCACGGGATTAACATGGGGCTTGATGTTGATTGCGGATGTTTTGCTCCCGGCGATCCAGAGGCAGAGGCATATCATTCATTGCGTGAAGCCTTTTTCAGAGATTTAGTTTTGCTTGCGGGTTGCGTTTCCCTTTATTGGTTAAGGGCTGCGAATAATTATAGTCCAAGATCGTTTTTTGCTATTTTTTCAAAATAA